The nucleotide sequence GCGCTACAGCGACTGGGAGCAGATCCTGCCGCCCCGGCTGGCCGCCTCGCACCCGAACCCCACCCAGCAGCTGGACTTCAAGCGGTTCTCCTCGGACGCGCTGAAGGACCACCTCGTGGCCGAGCGGGAGATCCTGAAGGAGATCACGCCCGGCATCCCCGTCACCACCAACTTCATGGTGATGGGCAACACCAAGGGCATGAACTACCCGGACTGGGCCGACGAGATCGACTTCGTCTCCAACGACCACTACGTCCACCCCGGCCCGCAGGACCGCGACGAGCTGTCCTTCTCCGCCAACCTCACCAGCGGCATCGCCGCCGGCCGGCCCTGGTTCCTGATGGAGCACTCCACCAGCGCCGTCAACTGGCAGCCGGTGAACGTGGCGAAGCGGCCGGGCGAGCTGTCCCGTGACGCGCTGCTGCACGTGGCGCACGGCGCGGACGCGGTGTGCTACTTCCAGTGGCGGCAGTCCGCGGCCGGCGCCGAGAAGTACCACTCGGCGATGGTCCCGCACGCCGGAGCCGACAGCGACGTCTTCCGCGCGGTGGCCGAACTGGGCGCCACCCTGCGGACGCTGGCCCCCGTGGCCGGCACGGAGCGGGAGACCGCGGCCGTCGGCATCCTCTTCGACTGGGACTCGTGGTGGGCGAGCGAGCAGGACTCGCACCCCACCTCGCTGCTCGACTACCGGCAGGAGGCGCTCGACTGGTACTCGGCGCTGCTCGCGCTGGGCGTCCGCGCCGACCTCGTCACCACCCGCTCCGACCTCTCCCGGTACCGGGTGCTCATCGCGCCCGTGCTGCACGTGGTGCCGGCCGGGCTCGCCAAGGAGCTCACCCGCTACACCGAGCAGGGCGGCCACCTCGTCACCACGTACTTCTCCGGGGTCGTCGACGAGAACGACCACATCTGGCTGGGCGGATACCCGGGCGCCCTGCGCGACCTGCTCGGCATCCGCATCGAGGAGTTCGGTCCGCTGCTCGCCGGGGAGTCCGTGGAACTGGACGACTCCACCTCCGGCAGCCTGTGGACCGACCGCATCACCCTCGCCGACGGCGACACCGAGGTGCTCGCGCACTACCGCAGCGGGGTGCACGCCGGACGCCCCGCCGTCACCCGGCGCCGGAACGGCGGCGGCTCCGCCGCCTACGTCTCCACCCGGCTCGGTGTCGACGGGCTCCGCTCGCTGCTGCCCCGGCTGCTGGAGCCCGCCGAGGTCACCAGCGAACTCCCGGCGCAGGCACGGGGATCGGTCGAGCTGACCGTCCGGCGCGGCGCCGAGGGACGGTTCCTCTTCCTCGTCAACCGGACCGACGACACGGTGCCGGTGCCCGGAGTGGACGGCGAGGTGCTGTTCGGCACCGCCACCCCGGACGGCCTCGTCCTCGGACCGCGGGAGGTCGCCGTCCTGCGCCAGAGCGCGGGCTGACGTCCCCCGTTCCCACCCACGACTCCTCGGTACGGCACGCGTGCGTACCGAGGGCCATCCCCTCCTGCCCGGCGCGGCGGGAGGGGGCCCACCACAGCGACCGCACCGCAGTTGGGAGCACACATGGCACGCCGTACCCGCAGCAGACGGACCCTCGGGGCCGCCGCACTGACCGCGCTGGCCACCGGGGCCGCGCTGTTGAGCGTCCCCGTGCAGGCGCACGCCGAGGCCGCCGTCACCGTGACGCCGGACCCGTCGTACGCGCACGACGAGTTCGAGGGCTGGGGCACCAGTCTGGTCTGGTTCGCCAACGCGACCGGCGACTACCCGCCGGCGGTGCGCGAGAAGCTCGCCGATCTGCTTTTCGGCGACGACGGTCTCGCACTGAACATCGCCCGCTACAACATCGGCGGCGGCAACGCCCCGGACGTCAAGGACTACCTGCGGGCGGGCGGTGCGGTCGAGGGCTGGTGGAAGGCGCCCGCGGGCACCACCCGCGCGGACACCGACTGGTGGAGCGCGGACAACGAGGCGGACTGGAACGAGGACGCCGACGCCAACCAGCGGTGGTGGGTGGAGCGCATCAAGAAGGACATCGACCACTGGGAGACGTTCAGCAACTCGCCGCCGTGGTTCATGACCGTCAGCGGATACGTCTCGGGCGGCTTCGACGCCAACGCCGACCAGCTGAAGGCCGACTCCGTCGACGACTTCGCCGCGTACCTCGCGGGCGCGACCAAGCGGCTGGAGAAGTCCGAGCACATCAAGGTCGACACGATCGACCCGTTCAACGAGCCCAACACCGGCTACTGGGGCACACGTCTGGGTGCGGACGGACAGCCCACGGGCGGCCGCCAGGAGGGCGCCCACATCGGGCCCGCGCTCCAGCAGAAGGTGCTCGCCGCGCTGCCGTCCGCGCTGAAGAAGGCCAAGGTCAAGGCCGCCATATCGGCGATGGACGAGACCAACCCCGGTATCTTCGCGACCAACTGGAACTCCTACTCGCAGGCCTCCAAGGACGCCGTCGGGCAGATGAACGTCCACACCTACGGAACGGGTCAGCGCACCACCGTGCGCGACCTCGCCAAGGCGGCCGACAAGCCGCTCTGGATGAGCGAGGTCGAGGGCGACTGGGGCGACGGGCAGAGCTTCACCGATATGCGGCCGGGCCTCGGGCTCGCCCAGCAGATGGTGAACGACCTGCGCGAACTGGAGCCCAAGGCCTGGGTGTTCTGGCAGCCGGTCGAGGACTACGACAACATGAAGCCCGGCGGTGAGTCCGCCAAGGGCGGCAACTGGGGCTCCATCCAGCTGCCGTTCAGCTGCACCGCGGCGGACACGCTCCAGTCCTGCCCGATCTTCACGAACACCAAGTTCGACACCGCACGCAACTTCACCCACTTCATCCAGCCCGGCGACCAGCTGATCAAGGTGGACGACACCTCCAGCGCCGCCGCGGTGACGAAGAACGGCAAGGGCGCCTCGGTGGTCCACGTGAACTCGACCACCGCCTCCCGCACGGTCACCCTCGACCTGTCGAAGTTCGGCACCGTCAAGGACAACGCACGGGTCACGCCGACCGTGACCAGCGCCGACGGCAAGCTC is from Streptomyces asoensis and encodes:
- a CDS encoding beta-galactosidase codes for the protein MISTLQSRMLRGADGDPAPRLAYGADYNPEQWPRDVWEEDVRLMREAGVTVVSVGIFSWARIQPGPDTWDFGWLDEVMDLLHAGGIGVDLATATASPPPWLTTAHPEILPVTANGETLWPGARQHWRPTSPVFREHALRLVRKIADRYKDHPALVAWHVSNELGCHNVYDHSDDAARAFRVWLRARYGSLDALNHAWGTAFWSQRYSDWEQILPPRLAASHPNPTQQLDFKRFSSDALKDHLVAEREILKEITPGIPVTTNFMVMGNTKGMNYPDWADEIDFVSNDHYVHPGPQDRDELSFSANLTSGIAAGRPWFLMEHSTSAVNWQPVNVAKRPGELSRDALLHVAHGADAVCYFQWRQSAAGAEKYHSAMVPHAGADSDVFRAVAELGATLRTLAPVAGTERETAAVGILFDWDSWWASEQDSHPTSLLDYRQEALDWYSALLALGVRADLVTTRSDLSRYRVLIAPVLHVVPAGLAKELTRYTEQGGHLVTTYFSGVVDENDHIWLGGYPGALRDLLGIRIEEFGPLLAGESVELDDSTSGSLWTDRITLADGDTEVLAHYRSGVHAGRPAVTRRRNGGGSAAYVSTRLGVDGLRSLLPRLLEPAEVTSELPAQARGSVELTVRRGAEGRFLFLVNRTDDTVPVPGVDGEVLFGTATPDGLVLGPREVAVLRQSAG
- a CDS encoding RICIN domain-containing protein produces the protein MARRTRSRRTLGAAALTALATGAALLSVPVQAHAEAAVTVTPDPSYAHDEFEGWGTSLVWFANATGDYPPAVREKLADLLFGDDGLALNIARYNIGGGNAPDVKDYLRAGGAVEGWWKAPAGTTRADTDWWSADNEADWNEDADANQRWWVERIKKDIDHWETFSNSPPWFMTVSGYVSGGFDANADQLKADSVDDFAAYLAGATKRLEKSEHIKVDTIDPFNEPNTGYWGTRLGADGQPTGGRQEGAHIGPALQQKVLAALPSALKKAKVKAAISAMDETNPGIFATNWNSYSQASKDAVGQMNVHTYGTGQRTTVRDLAKAADKPLWMSEVEGDWGDGQSFTDMRPGLGLAQQMVNDLRELEPKAWVFWQPVEDYDNMKPGGESAKGGNWGSIQLPFSCTAADTLQSCPIFTNTKFDTARNFTHFIQPGDQLIKVDDTSSAAAVTKNGKGASVVHVNSTTASRTVTLDLSKFGTVKDNARVTPTVTSADGKLRQQPSIRVVDGKATYTVPAQSVTSFAIKGVSGVAPDAGLLAEGHSYTLTGVQSGKAVTVKADGTALAIGSANGTAAQQWRLDARYGETGNRQRYVFANPAEGKRLAVRDNVPVVEPDTGVRDPATEWILSTTGDGTWTLVNVATGRLLEVGGQATNEGAAVTTWQANSGSNQRWRITDVTP